A stretch of the Amycolatopsis sp. BJA-103 genome encodes the following:
- a CDS encoding alkaline phosphatase, translating into MRGRGLAAATVLVVLCGGSGAVAETTTAGSGARVARNIIYIQGDGLGLGQRDLLRLALKGKRGELAMDGLATTGLVRTSSDDPDEIVTDSAAAATALATGHKTRNGAVGVDAHGRPLETILERAKRAGKSTGLVTTAQVTGASPAAFAAHVPSRDSQSDIAKQYIESSRPDVLLGGGEDWWYPKGNPGLWPDKPGEESRSPYGNLVERAQRTGYTYVRDGDELRNTRANRILGLFANEDMVDYGPDGVGKYAPRVPLQQMARKALDTLSKNPRGFFLFLEEEGTDGMSHENNAHGVIDAGRALDATIAEVMRFVRAHPDTLVIIGGDHETGGLSIENYDESDTDPDQDGPFDVPGSKLQFTVDWTTHDHTGADTPVTAEGPGSARLGGTVENTDVYWVMRTTSGS; encoded by the coding sequence GTGCGCGGACGTGGTCTGGCGGCGGCGACGGTTCTGGTGGTCCTGTGCGGCGGCTCGGGCGCCGTCGCGGAGACGACGACGGCGGGATCCGGGGCGCGGGTGGCGCGCAACATCATCTACATCCAGGGCGACGGCCTCGGCCTGGGGCAGCGTGACCTGCTCCGGCTGGCGCTCAAGGGCAAACGCGGTGAACTGGCGATGGACGGGCTCGCGACCACCGGCCTCGTGCGGACGTCGTCGGATGATCCCGACGAGATCGTCACCGACTCGGCCGCGGCGGCCACCGCGCTGGCGACCGGGCACAAGACGCGCAACGGCGCCGTCGGGGTGGACGCCCACGGACGTCCGCTGGAAACCATCCTCGAACGGGCGAAACGGGCGGGGAAGTCGACCGGACTGGTCACCACCGCGCAGGTCACGGGCGCCTCGCCGGCGGCGTTCGCGGCGCACGTGCCGAGCCGGGATTCGCAGAGCGACATCGCGAAGCAGTACATCGAAAGCAGCCGCCCGGACGTCCTGCTCGGCGGCGGTGAGGACTGGTGGTACCCGAAGGGGAATCCCGGTCTGTGGCCGGACAAGCCGGGGGAGGAGAGCCGCAGCCCGTACGGCAACCTGGTCGAACGCGCGCAGCGAACGGGCTACACCTACGTGCGTGACGGCGACGAACTGCGGAACACGCGGGCGAACCGGATCCTCGGCCTGTTCGCGAACGAGGACATGGTCGACTACGGCCCGGACGGCGTCGGGAAGTACGCGCCGCGGGTGCCGCTCCAGCAGATGGCGCGCAAGGCGCTCGACACGCTGTCGAAGAACCCGCGAGGCTTCTTCCTCTTCCTGGAGGAAGAAGGAACCGACGGGATGTCGCACGAGAACAACGCGCACGGCGTGATCGACGCAGGCCGCGCACTCGACGCCACGATCGCCGAGGTCATGCGGTTCGTCCGCGCGCACCCCGACACGCTGGTGATCATCGGCGGCGACCACGAGACCGGCGGGCTGAGCATCGAGAACTACGACGAGTCCGACACCGACCCTGACCAGGACGGTCCGTTCGACGTACCGGGCTCGAAGCTCCAGTTCACTGTGGACTGGACGACGCACGACCACACCGGCGCCGACACCCCCGTCACCGCCGAAGGCCCCGGCTCCGCCCGGTTGGGTGGAACCGTCGAGAACACCGACGTCTACTGGGTGATGCGGACCACAAGCGGGTCCTGA
- a CDS encoding response regulator, whose amino-acid sequence MIRVLLADDEPLLRAGARLLLNQAGDIDVVAEASDGAEAIDVVRRMSVDVVLMDIRMPRVDGLAAVEELGRIAPEVRVIMLTTFGDEAYVARALRAGAAGFLLKDTDPAQLIQAVRSASTGDAVLSPRIAKQVIDRFRDTDAANAESVARARRKLGALTARERDVLVRVGRGLGNAEIAADLRLSNGTVKIHVSHILAKLGCANRVQAAILAHDAGILRR is encoded by the coding sequence ATGATCCGGGTCCTGCTCGCCGACGACGAACCGCTGCTCCGCGCCGGTGCGCGGCTCCTGCTGAACCAGGCGGGCGACATCGACGTCGTGGCCGAGGCGTCCGACGGCGCGGAGGCGATCGACGTCGTCCGGCGGATGTCCGTGGACGTCGTGCTGATGGACATCAGGATGCCCAGGGTGGACGGGCTCGCCGCGGTGGAGGAGCTCGGCCGGATCGCGCCGGAGGTGCGGGTCATCATGCTCACCACGTTCGGGGACGAGGCCTACGTGGCCAGGGCCCTGCGCGCGGGAGCGGCCGGTTTCCTGCTCAAGGACACCGATCCGGCGCAACTCATCCAGGCCGTGCGGTCCGCGTCCACCGGCGACGCGGTGCTGTCGCCCCGGATCGCGAAGCAGGTCATCGACCGGTTCCGCGACACCGACGCGGCCAACGCGGAAAGCGTCGCACGGGCCAGACGGAAGCTCGGCGCGCTGACCGCCCGCGAACGCGACGTCCTGGTGCGGGTGGGGCGGGGGCTCGGCAACGCGGAGATCGCGGCGGACCTGCGGTTGTCGAACGGAACCGTGAAGATCCACGTCAGCCACATTCTCGCGAAGCTCGGCTGCGCGAACCGCGTCCAGGCCGCGATCCTCGCCCACGACGCCGGAATCCTTCGCCGCTGA
- a CDS encoding histidine kinase has product MVDRRLVTVLAEVLLAGFVAGVTIFLADLLPAWGWPEVFYPSAPVLTAVIACAVVLMLARRRFAVVALLAAVVLFGLFPATGVALAVIAYTAGARGRRWPLFGLAALLPAAVVLLTQPAFRWQYVLVVIAVSTLSCLVLPALVGAMQAQQARLVVALRERAESLAEARQVTRERARLEERSRIAEEMHDQLGHRLSLITMFSGALEVAAEGKDPELRQAARHVRTTAKVALEELRQSLGVLRPGGEPAEPAEATDAAGTEADIADLVASSRDAGLDVTFDWLGTDLDGVRPPVRRAVHRVVREALTNVHKHAAAASVTVVVDHGPELVKIAVRNGAEPVAGERLPGTGRGLVGLRERVRLLGGTFTAGPDPDGGFAVTADLPKRADAPLAEEAGEEPQVADTERRPGRILSGLMLTTGLAAVAALLLTTLAFVPPLTPADHEDPLASVKIGMTPEEVEAWFGPNEPSAHAAARDREPPVPEDTYCVYTPADDPPDAETAAIFRFCFGDGGLVEKTWFEVPVPKETR; this is encoded by the coding sequence ATGGTCGACCGGCGGCTCGTCACCGTGCTCGCCGAGGTGCTCCTCGCCGGATTCGTCGCGGGTGTGACGATCTTCCTCGCCGATCTGCTGCCCGCCTGGGGCTGGCCGGAAGTGTTCTACCCGTCGGCGCCGGTGCTGACCGCGGTGATCGCCTGCGCCGTCGTGCTCATGCTGGCGCGCCGCCGGTTCGCGGTGGTCGCGCTGCTCGCCGCGGTGGTGCTGTTCGGGCTGTTCCCCGCCACCGGTGTCGCTCTCGCGGTCATCGCGTACACGGCGGGAGCGAGGGGGCGGCGGTGGCCGCTGTTCGGCCTCGCGGCACTGCTCCCGGCCGCGGTCGTCCTGCTCACCCAGCCCGCGTTCCGCTGGCAGTACGTCCTCGTGGTGATCGCCGTCTCGACGCTGTCCTGTCTCGTCTTGCCCGCGCTGGTCGGCGCGATGCAGGCGCAGCAGGCCCGGCTGGTGGTGGCGTTGCGGGAGCGCGCGGAGTCCCTCGCAGAGGCCCGGCAGGTGACCAGGGAGCGGGCGCGGCTGGAGGAACGTTCGCGGATCGCCGAGGAGATGCACGACCAGCTCGGGCACCGGCTCAGCCTCATCACGATGTTCTCGGGCGCGCTGGAGGTCGCCGCCGAGGGCAAGGATCCGGAGCTGCGGCAGGCCGCACGGCACGTCCGGACGACGGCGAAGGTCGCGCTCGAAGAACTGCGGCAGTCCCTCGGCGTCCTGCGGCCGGGCGGGGAACCGGCGGAGCCCGCGGAGGCCACCGACGCCGCCGGGACCGAGGCCGACATCGCCGATCTGGTGGCGTCGTCGCGCGATGCCGGTCTCGACGTGACGTTCGACTGGCTCGGGACCGACCTCGACGGGGTCCGGCCGCCGGTCCGCCGGGCCGTGCACCGCGTGGTGCGGGAAGCGCTGACCAACGTCCACAAGCACGCCGCCGCCGCGTCGGTCACCGTCGTCGTCGACCACGGCCCCGAACTGGTGAAGATCGCGGTGCGTAATGGCGCGGAGCCGGTCGCGGGGGAGCGGCTGCCCGGTACCGGCCGCGGGCTGGTCGGCCTGCGCGAACGTGTCCGTCTCCTCGGCGGCACGTTCACGGCAGGGCCCGACCCGGACGGCGGCTTCGCGGTCACGGCCGATCTGCCGAAGCGGGCGGACGCGCCTCTCGCCGAAGAGGCGGGCGAGGAACCGCAGGTCGCGGACACGGAGAGACGACCGGGCCGGATCCTGTCCGGCCTGATGCTGACGACCGGACTGGCCGCCGTCGCCGCGCTGCTGCTGACGACGCTGGCCTTCGTGCCGCCGCTCACGCCCGCCGACCACGAAGATCCACTCGCCAGTGTCAAGATCGGGATGACACCGGAGGAGGTCGAGGCCTGGTTCGGCCCGAACGAACCCTCGGCGCATGCCGCCGCGCGGGACCGGGAGCCGCCGGTCCCCGAGGACACCTACTGCGTCTACACCCCGGCCGACGATCCGCCCGACGCCGAAACCGCCGCGATCTTCCGGTTCTGTTTCGGCGACGGCGGATTGGTGGAGAAGACCTGGTTCGAAGTCCCCGTACCGAAAGAGACGCGATGA
- a CDS encoding alpha/beta hydrolase → MNWKCVMLSVALVAGCTTSQGSPAPVTTVDEPEHRAALASFYRQTLDWRPCEAFQCAKLTVPMDYRRPDGPKFTLPLIKAAATRPEGRLGTLVAGAGGPGQSGVAMVKDVAGTWPASVRERFDLVGFDPRGIGGSEPRIRCETEGEPTSKAPEGLPLIGAEVPKTRQYAEACLKGTGEDVLRHLGTDDVVSDLDVLRVVTGQEKLHYLGYSYGTRIGQLYADRFPKKIRAMVLDGVDNTYLDWRADTVEQAKGVEDTLLTYAKQCATRTGKPCPGRDETEILATVDRVLAKADKAGDGGALREEISSKVTFPADWAGLSEIILGADAPADDSPDDSADPPEPTTDTTDALTVVNCLDRAHPTDLAAYEDAARELRRVSRLSSGTEALGCAFLPTATVPSRTIRADGAPPILLVGTTKDAATPYGWARQLAGSLKSAVLLSNEDVGHAVYGSGSSCVDEGVSRYLVDLTTPAAPARCATGSV, encoded by the coding sequence GTGAACTGGAAGTGCGTGATGCTGTCCGTCGCGCTCGTCGCCGGATGCACGACGTCGCAAGGGAGCCCGGCCCCGGTGACCACAGTGGACGAACCGGAGCACCGGGCGGCGCTGGCGTCGTTCTACCGGCAGACCCTCGACTGGCGGCCGTGCGAGGCCTTCCAGTGCGCGAAGCTGACCGTGCCGATGGACTACCGGCGACCGGACGGGCCGAAGTTCACCCTGCCGTTGATCAAGGCCGCGGCGACCCGGCCGGAAGGACGGCTCGGCACGCTCGTCGCGGGAGCGGGCGGCCCCGGCCAATCCGGGGTCGCCATGGTGAAGGACGTCGCGGGCACCTGGCCCGCCTCGGTCCGGGAACGGTTCGACCTGGTCGGCTTCGACCCCCGGGGCATCGGCGGCAGCGAACCGCGGATCCGGTGCGAAACCGAGGGCGAACCCACGTCGAAGGCGCCCGAGGGGCTGCCGCTGATCGGCGCCGAGGTCCCGAAAACGCGGCAGTACGCCGAGGCGTGCCTGAAGGGGACCGGGGAGGACGTGCTGCGGCACCTGGGCACCGACGACGTCGTCAGCGACCTCGACGTCCTGCGCGTGGTCACCGGCCAGGAAAAGCTGCACTACCTCGGTTACTCCTATGGAACGCGGATCGGGCAGTTGTACGCCGACCGGTTCCCGAAGAAGATTCGCGCCATGGTGCTCGACGGCGTCGACAACACCTATCTCGATTGGCGGGCCGACACCGTCGAGCAGGCGAAGGGCGTCGAGGACACGCTGCTCACTTATGCAAAACAATGCGCCACCAGGACGGGCAAGCCGTGCCCCGGCCGGGACGAGACCGAAATCCTCGCCACGGTGGACAGGGTGCTGGCCAAAGCGGACAAAGCGGGCGACGGCGGTGCTCTTCGCGAAGAGATCTCCTCGAAGGTCACGTTCCCGGCGGACTGGGCCGGGCTGTCCGAAATCATCCTCGGCGCCGACGCTCCGGCGGACGACTCGCCGGACGACTCCGCCGACCCGCCGGAGCCCACGACCGACACGACGGACGCGCTCACCGTCGTCAACTGCCTGGACCGCGCCCATCCCACCGACCTGGCCGCGTACGAGGACGCCGCGCGGGAGCTGCGCCGGGTTTCCCGGCTCTCGTCCGGCACGGAGGCGCTCGGCTGCGCCTTCCTGCCCACCGCGACGGTCCCGTCCCGGACGATCCGCGCCGACGGCGCCCCGCCCATCCTGCTCGTCGGGACCACGAAGGACGCCGCGACACCGTATGGCTGGGCACGGCAGCTGGCGGGCAGCCTCAAGTCGGCGGTGCTGCTGTCCAATGAGGACGTCGGGCACGCCGTCTACGGCAGTGGTTCGTCCTGTGTGGACGAAGGTGTCAGCCGGTACCTGGTCGACTTGACGACTCCCGCCGCCCCGGCCCGCTGTGCCACCGGGTCCGTGTGA
- a CDS encoding Asp23/Gls24 family envelope stress response protein codes for MTNTATTAAKPNSNSTAPTENSALVSTQGVTTIADTVVQKVAGLATREITGVHALGGGAVRAFNALRERIPGATASAGQGVSVEVGERQAAVDLQIVVEYGVAITDLAKSVRRNVIGAVEQMTGLEVVEVNINVSDVYIPGDDDTDESTESTRVQ; via the coding sequence ATGACGAACACCGCCACCACCGCCGCCAAGCCGAACTCGAACTCCACCGCCCCCACCGAGAACAGCGCGCTCGTCTCCACCCAGGGCGTGACCACCATCGCCGACACCGTCGTGCAGAAGGTCGCCGGCCTCGCGACCCGTGAGATCACCGGCGTCCACGCGCTGGGCGGTGGCGCCGTGCGGGCGTTCAACGCGCTGCGCGAGCGCATCCCGGGCGCCACCGCGTCCGCCGGTCAGGGTGTCTCCGTCGAGGTCGGCGAACGCCAGGCCGCGGTCGACCTGCAGATCGTCGTCGAATACGGCGTCGCGATCACGGATCTCGCCAAGTCGGTGCGCCGCAACGTGATCGGCGCCGTCGAGCAGATGACCGGACTCGAGGTCGTCGAGGTCAACATCAACGTGTCCGACGTGTACATCCCGGGCGACGACGACACCGACGAGAGCACCGAATCCACCCGCGTCCAGTGA
- a CDS encoding Asp23/Gls24 family envelope stress response protein, translating into MTTMTPAAPETDGRGGLTVAAGAVERIAARAITELDGIGGAASRVLGIAVGGEDLDQGAKVSANVTATTATLDVRLSVKYPLSVRATTETAREHLIHRVGELSGLTVTRVDITVTALHSTETETRRVR; encoded by the coding sequence ATGACGACCATGACACCCGCCGCGCCGGAAACGGACGGGCGCGGCGGGCTGACCGTGGCCGCCGGCGCCGTCGAACGGATCGCCGCACGGGCGATCACCGAACTCGACGGCATCGGCGGCGCGGCCTCCCGGGTGCTCGGGATCGCGGTCGGCGGTGAAGACCTCGACCAGGGCGCCAAGGTGAGCGCGAACGTCACCGCCACGACGGCCACCTTGGACGTCCGGCTGTCGGTGAAGTACCCGCTTTCGGTCCGCGCCACCACCGAAACCGCACGGGAGCACCTGATCCACCGCGTCGGCGAGCTCTCGGGCCTGACCGTCACGCGGGTCGACATCACCGTCACGGCCCTGCACTCCACGGAGACCGAAACGAGGAGGGTCCGATGA
- a CDS encoding DUF6286 domain-containing protein: protein MKRRPRRSAPAVLVALVVLAGCVLAAAVAVQTIIGEKPWVSYDAVASALHDTRWSDPLPAIAGGVVALIGLLLLVTAIVPGRPTVLPLEGGPDSGASRRSYRSTLRTAASTVDGVSAAKLKLKRRGIVSVVTTGRTNTEGLADAVRAAIEHRLSQIGPATVPAVRVRVKATRSAS from the coding sequence ATGAAACGGCGCCCCCGCCGCAGCGCCCCGGCCGTGCTGGTCGCCCTCGTGGTGCTCGCCGGATGCGTCCTGGCCGCCGCCGTCGCGGTCCAGACGATCATCGGGGAGAAACCGTGGGTCAGCTACGACGCCGTCGCGTCCGCGCTGCACGACACCCGATGGAGTGATCCGCTGCCGGCGATCGCGGGTGGGGTGGTCGCGCTGATCGGCCTGCTGCTCCTCGTGACCGCGATCGTCCCGGGGCGGCCGACCGTGCTGCCGCTCGAAGGCGGCCCGGACTCCGGCGCCTCCCGGCGCAGCTACCGGTCCACGCTGCGCACCGCCGCGTCCACTGTGGATGGTGTTTCGGCGGCGAAGCTGAAGCTCAAACGGCGCGGGATCGTCTCGGTGGTGACCACCGGGCGGACGAACACCGAGGGACTCGCCGACGCCGTCCGCGCCGCCATCGAGCACCGTCTCTCCCAGATCGGCCCCGCGACCGTTCCCGCCGTGCGTGTCCGGGTCAAGGCCACCAGGAGCGCGTCATGA
- a CDS encoding alkaline shock response membrane anchor protein AmaP, with the protein MTDLNRPARLNRTLLVLTGLVLLAGGVFAVGTHFGRIPLLQSGTTLVPGTATPPGWAWYAVAGGAVIVGLLALRWLVAQPVRKPKSHTWRFEQDEGRTSLAASTAVEPFAAEVATYPGVHAAHATLGGTQDAPVLAVVLSAEQDGDLAAIRERIAEEGLPRLRQALDLAELPVTIEFRFSAKAGPRIQ; encoded by the coding sequence ATGACCGATCTCAACCGCCCCGCCCGCCTGAACCGCACCCTTCTGGTGCTGACGGGCCTCGTGCTGCTCGCCGGTGGCGTGTTCGCCGTCGGCACCCATTTCGGCAGGATCCCCCTGCTCCAGTCCGGCACCACGCTCGTGCCCGGAACGGCGACACCACCCGGCTGGGCCTGGTACGCCGTCGCCGGGGGCGCGGTGATCGTCGGACTGCTGGCGCTGCGCTGGCTCGTCGCGCAGCCCGTCCGCAAACCCAAGTCCCACACCTGGCGCTTCGAGCAGGACGAGGGCCGGACCTCGCTGGCAGCGAGCACCGCGGTGGAACCCTTCGCCGCGGAGGTCGCGACCTATCCCGGCGTCCACGCCGCGCACGCCACGCTGGGCGGCACCCAGGACGCGCCGGTGCTGGCCGTGGTGCTGAGCGCCGAACAGGACGGCGATCTGGCCGCCATCCGCGAGCGGATCGCCGAGGAGGGCCTGCCGCGGCTGCGCCAGGCGCTGGACCTCGCCGAGCTCCCGGTGACCATCGAGTTCCGGTTCTCCGCCAAGGCCGGTCCCCGCATCCAGTAG
- a CDS encoding ATP-binding protein, with translation MNGGQAELEAELDRLCRRVACAAEVTIDLRNLPELRRIRSVVADHLGFGRGEDEPLGALLLVVDELVSNAYRHTDGPGELRVVRQVRRFLVEVSDDDPGLDALRSASATAHFGLRLVGQLSLDWGFRTERTGKAVWALVPAQMYYER, from the coding sequence GTGAACGGTGGCCAAGCGGAACTGGAAGCGGAACTCGACCGGCTGTGCCGCCGGGTCGCCTGCGCCGCGGAAGTCACCATCGACCTGCGAAACCTCCCGGAACTGCGCCGGATCCGCTCCGTGGTCGCCGATCACCTGGGTTTCGGCAGGGGCGAGGACGAACCGCTCGGCGCCTTGCTGCTGGTGGTCGACGAGCTGGTGAGCAACGCCTACCGGCACACGGACGGACCAGGCGAGTTGCGCGTCGTCCGGCAGGTCCGCCGCTTCCTGGTCGAGGTCTCCGACGATGACCCGGGGCTGGATGCCTTGCGCTCCGCCTCCGCCACGGCCCACTTCGGTCTCCGCCTGGTCGGTCAGCTTTCCCTCGATTGGGGTTTCCGGACCGAGCGGACCGGGAAAGCGGTCTGGGCGCTGGTTCCCGCGCAGATGTACTACGAGCGATGA